A window from Leptospira meyeri encodes these proteins:
- a CDS encoding methyltransferase family protein gives MLIETVLVGILFSLYIFLWKTKRVIQKKKTGKDPEVIGQSKSNLQALMNILFKAITYYVILIIGIHTLKIDFFGLNAQFNLLVGIEWDITGFIVGLFGLCFCLYAQIKMKNSWRVGIDENSKEDLITDGIFRFVRNPTYLGLFLLNLGVCLIWPTHLVFYLNIIFVLIFEIQVRCEEDFLENLYGEEYRLYKNKSYRYIPFIY, from the coding sequence ATGTTAATAGAAACCGTTCTTGTTGGAATTTTGTTTTCGCTCTATATATTTTTATGGAAAACTAAAAGGGTTATTCAAAAGAAAAAAACTGGAAAAGATCCAGAAGTAATCGGTCAATCAAAATCCAATTTACAAGCCTTAATGAATATCCTTTTTAAAGCAATTACCTATTACGTAATATTAATTATTGGAATTCATACCTTAAAAATAGATTTCTTTGGGTTAAATGCCCAATTCAATCTCTTGGTTGGAATCGAATGGGATATTACTGGTTTTATCGTTGGGTTGTTTGGTCTTTGTTTTTGCTTATATGCACAAATAAAAATGAAAAATTCATGGCGAGTTGGTATAGATGAGAATTCTAAAGAGGATTTGATTACTGACGGTATCTTTCGTTTTGTAAGAAATCCTACGTATCTTGGATTATTTCTCCTAAATCTTGGTGTTTGCCTTATTTGGCCGACACACCTAGTTTTCTATTTAAATATTATTTTTGTTTTGATATTTGAAATACAGGTTCGTTGCGAGGAAGATTTTCTAGAAAATTTGTATGGAGAAGAGTATAGATTATATAAAAATAAGTCATATAGGTATATCCCTTTTATATATTAG